One Opitutus sp. ER46 genomic region harbors:
- a CDS encoding secretin N-terminal domain-containing protein — translation MRTRHLPFALVALTAWLAAPVLRAQTAPAATPPPPAPTAAVTDAAPTATPAPAAATKSKDAAGRDTLSVDFPDEDVRNILRNVADLFELNIIMPETLQGKTTIKLRDVTWRQIFQSVLDPVGYTYVEDGNIIKIVTKESLNEEPVTTDVFIINYARAADILPTVSSLVDTTKGKIVVDARSNSLVITERPTRLARIRPIIEQLDKATDQVMIESKFVEVTNTDIKNIGVNWSSLQNYSVGVGNISSTFNRTRGQTSSGGVNNSNNSTNNSQNGTTNSATTTTANSQTSGSNTSNTINSTNGALTSTSITGTTGSLSNTTNVAGSNGTTSSTAVGSTEALSFLNNVANSGGTAREITALFSADDFRVVLSALQTLNDVKIVSNPTIVTLNNTEATINVGDSQPIPNYAFNQQTGSFEVNGFTYKDIGIILRVTPQVNARGFIKLTLTPEVSQQNGTRKFGDAELPIIATRKAVTQVSLKDGYTMGIGGLLSTQTTKGSTKVPVLGSIPVMGRLFRSDTKNESFTNLIIFITAKTVAADGAPVEQVFESGRVRQLGLRREDMPGYRDGSSPYVEPPAPKAKSK, via the coding sequence ATGAGAACACGTCACCTCCCGTTCGCGCTGGTTGCCTTGACCGCCTGGCTCGCCGCGCCCGTGCTGCGCGCCCAGACCGCTCCGGCGGCGACCCCTCCGCCGCCCGCCCCGACGGCCGCGGTGACTGACGCCGCCCCAACGGCGACTCCCGCTCCCGCCGCCGCGACCAAGTCGAAGGACGCCGCCGGCCGGGACACGCTCTCCGTCGACTTCCCGGACGAGGATGTGCGCAACATCCTGCGTAACGTCGCGGATCTCTTTGAGCTGAACATCATCATGCCCGAGACGCTCCAGGGCAAAACCACGATCAAGCTCCGGGACGTCACGTGGCGGCAGATCTTCCAGAGCGTGCTCGACCCGGTCGGCTACACGTACGTGGAGGACGGCAACATCATCAAGATCGTCACCAAGGAGAGCCTCAACGAGGAGCCGGTGACCACGGACGTCTTCATCATCAACTACGCGCGCGCCGCCGACATCCTCCCCACCGTCAGCTCGCTCGTGGACACGACGAAGGGGAAAATCGTCGTCGATGCCCGCAGCAACAGCCTCGTCATCACCGAGCGGCCCACCCGCCTCGCGCGCATCCGCCCGATCATCGAGCAGCTCGATAAGGCGACCGATCAGGTGATGATCGAGTCCAAGTTCGTCGAGGTCACCAACACCGACATCAAGAACATCGGCGTCAATTGGTCCTCCCTCCAGAACTACTCCGTCGGCGTCGGCAACATCAGCAGCACATTCAACCGCACCCGCGGCCAGACGAGCTCCGGTGGCGTCAACAACAGCAACAACTCCACCAACAACAGCCAGAACGGCACGACCAATAGCGCCACGACGACGACGGCCAATTCCCAAACCTCCGGCTCGAACACGTCGAACACCATCAACTCGACGAATGGCGCGCTGACCTCGACCTCGATCACCGGCACCACCGGCTCGCTCTCGAACACGACCAACGTCGCCGGCAGCAACGGCACGACCAGCAGCACCGCCGTGGGCAGCACCGAGGCGTTGTCCTTCCTTAACAATGTCGCCAACTCCGGCGGCACCGCCCGCGAAATCACCGCGCTCTTCTCCGCCGACGACTTCCGCGTCGTGCTCAGCGCGCTGCAGACGCTGAACGACGTGAAGATCGTCTCCAACCCGACGATCGTCACCCTCAACAACACCGAGGCCACCATCAACGTCGGCGACTCGCAGCCGATCCCGAACTACGCCTTCAACCAGCAGACCGGCTCGTTCGAGGTGAACGGGTTCACCTACAAGGACATTGGCATCATCCTGCGCGTCACCCCGCAGGTGAACGCCCGCGGCTTCATCAAGCTCACGCTCACGCCCGAGGTCAGCCAGCAGAACGGCACCCGCAAATTCGGCGACGCCGAGCTGCCGATCATCGCCACCCGCAAGGCCGTCACCCAGGTGTCATTGAAAGACGGCTACACCATGGGCATCGGCGGCCTGCTCAGCACCCAGACGACCAAGGGCTCCACCAAGGTGCCGGTGCTCGGTTCGATCCCCGTGATGGGCCGGCTCTTCCGCTCCGATACGAAGAACGAGTCCTTCACCAATCTCATCATCTTCATCACCGCCAAGACGGTCGCCGCCGACGGCGCCCCCGTGGAACAGGTCTTTGAGTCCGGCCGCGTCCGGCAGCTCGGCCTGCGCCGCGAGGATATGCCCGGCTACCGCGACGGCTCGTCGCCGTACGTCGAGCCGCCCGCGCCCAAAGCCAAGTCCAAGTAA
- a CDS encoding AURKAIP1/COX24 domain-containing protein: MGNLKKKRRLKMNKHKRRKRLKSNRHKKRTWQK; this comes from the coding sequence ATGGGCAATCTGAAAAAGAAACGTCGTCTGAAGATGAACAAGCACAAGCGCCGTAAGCGCTTGAAGTCTAACCGCCACAAGAAGCGTACGTGGCAGAAGTAA
- a CDS encoding PD-(D/E)XK nuclease family protein, whose translation MLKPLRHFLPWDRPLLPQAVAFLAADWRGPEPLDLGRVLVLVPTRQSGRRLREALAERAASRGSAVFPPRVLTPEALVASIGEEEAPSRLESIAAWCEVLRAIDLADFRAVFPVDPPSRAFAWEMRLADQFTRLQDTLGENDLGLADVAQRIAADFPETERWAQLAELERRQADRLRAAGRHPRARGGVARDAEAALAGIERVVLLATVDPLPSALALLESAAATDRAVEVVVYAPSTLAERFDPWGRPVSDVWSEQPLLLPDFEARVHLCADAAEQAARLATWARQYRERAPDRGPEGWLALGFADPEVLPLLEAEATRAGVAVFNPEGRLRQHGALYHLLAALAACRRGAGFEAVEQLVRCPDFLAYVAARGGEAFSGAEFLKGLDDLRRRHLPADLPAARAHAAGVVAAGLEIVADVLARLAQGAFPANVAGVLGDLFGGRKLDSAITADAHLQDAATEWTAVMRASADAARRFRRLRSDEWWELALRQFGESRRAADKPAGALELQGWLELLFEDAPHLVVAGCNDGLVPESVSEDAFLPESLRVRLGLKTNAARFARDAYLLQALVAGRERGGRVDLLLGKVSASGDPLRPSRLLLRCPDAELPQRIAFLFRNPEAAESHRPWQRAWRLQPRRTAPPATVAVTALRRWLVCPYRFYLKYVLRMEAVEAGKSEMDAFDFGTLCHAALEAMGRDPGMRETTDVGRLREFLLDQLTRHARAKFGADLPLPLVIQVESARQRLARFAEVQAAETAAGWVITAVEQPFEVEIAGLRVRGKIDRIDRHCETGAVRVLDYKTSDTAVAPMAAHLRAWRREEVRPDWAVVDLDGKARAWADLQLPLYRHALGPQFGSDIGAGYVNLPKAVSQTGVAVWEDNSPGLQAAAVRCAEGVCAAIRAGEFWPPNEDLRADNDEFAALFHHGVAESVAWVGPAPTGGVT comes from the coding sequence TGGCGGAACGCGCCGCCAGCCGCGGTTCGGCGGTCTTCCCGCCGCGCGTCCTCACGCCGGAGGCGCTGGTGGCCTCGATCGGTGAGGAGGAGGCGCCGTCCCGCCTGGAGTCGATCGCCGCCTGGTGCGAGGTCCTCCGCGCCATCGACCTCGCCGATTTTCGCGCCGTGTTTCCGGTCGATCCGCCCAGCCGGGCCTTTGCCTGGGAAATGCGGCTTGCCGACCAGTTCACCCGGCTGCAGGACACACTGGGCGAAAACGACCTCGGGCTGGCCGACGTTGCCCAACGCATCGCCGCCGATTTTCCGGAAACCGAACGCTGGGCGCAGCTTGCCGAACTCGAACGTCGTCAGGCCGATCGCCTCCGGGCCGCCGGCCGGCATCCCCGCGCGCGGGGCGGCGTGGCGCGTGACGCCGAAGCGGCGCTCGCGGGCATCGAACGCGTCGTCCTGCTCGCGACCGTCGACCCGCTGCCCTCGGCGCTGGCGCTGCTCGAGTCCGCCGCCGCCACGGACCGGGCCGTCGAGGTCGTGGTGTATGCGCCCTCGACGCTGGCCGAGCGTTTCGACCCCTGGGGGCGTCCCGTGTCGGACGTCTGGAGCGAACAACCCCTGCTGCTGCCCGACTTCGAGGCGCGCGTGCATCTGTGTGCCGACGCCGCCGAGCAGGCGGCGCGCCTGGCCACTTGGGCGCGACAGTATCGCGAACGCGCGCCCGATCGCGGTCCTGAGGGCTGGCTCGCGCTCGGGTTCGCCGATCCCGAGGTGTTGCCCTTGCTCGAGGCGGAGGCGACGCGCGCCGGCGTGGCGGTTTTCAATCCCGAGGGCCGGCTTCGCCAGCACGGCGCGCTCTACCATCTGCTGGCCGCGCTCGCGGCCTGCCGGCGGGGCGCGGGTTTCGAGGCGGTCGAGCAGCTCGTCCGCTGCCCCGATTTCCTGGCGTACGTGGCGGCGCGCGGCGGCGAGGCGTTCTCGGGGGCGGAGTTTCTCAAGGGACTCGACGACCTGCGGCGCCGCCACCTGCCGGCGGATCTGCCTGCCGCTCGTGCCCATGCGGCGGGCGTCGTCGCCGCCGGGCTCGAGATCGTCGCCGACGTGCTGGCGCGCCTCGCGCAGGGCGCGTTCCCCGCAAACGTCGCCGGCGTCCTTGGCGACCTTTTCGGCGGCCGCAAGTTGGACTCGGCGATCACCGCCGACGCTCACCTGCAGGACGCCGCGACGGAGTGGACCGCGGTGATGCGCGCCAGCGCGGACGCAGCGCGGCGGTTTCGCCGGCTGCGGTCCGACGAGTGGTGGGAGCTCGCGCTGCGGCAGTTTGGCGAGAGCCGGCGTGCGGCGGACAAGCCCGCGGGCGCGCTGGAGCTGCAGGGCTGGCTCGAGTTGCTTTTCGAGGACGCGCCGCACCTGGTCGTGGCGGGCTGCAACGACGGCCTCGTGCCGGAATCGGTCTCCGAGGACGCGTTCCTGCCGGAGTCGCTGCGCGTGCGGCTCGGGCTCAAGACGAACGCTGCGCGGTTCGCGCGCGACGCGTACCTGCTGCAGGCGCTCGTGGCCGGCCGGGAGCGGGGCGGTCGCGTGGACCTGCTGCTGGGCAAGGTGTCGGCGTCCGGCGACCCGCTGCGTCCGTCCCGGCTGCTCCTGCGCTGTCCGGACGCCGAGCTGCCGCAGCGGATCGCGTTCCTGTTTCGTAATCCCGAGGCCGCGGAGTCGCACCGGCCGTGGCAGCGCGCGTGGCGGCTGCAGCCGCGGCGGACCGCGCCGCCGGCGACGGTGGCGGTCACGGCGCTGCGCCGCTGGCTGGTCTGCCCGTATCGGTTCTACCTGAAGTATGTGCTCCGGATGGAGGCGGTGGAGGCGGGCAAGAGCGAGATGGACGCCTTCGATTTCGGCACGCTGTGCCATGCCGCGCTGGAGGCGATGGGCCGCGATCCGGGGATGCGCGAGACGACCGACGTCGGTCGGCTGCGCGAGTTTCTGCTGGACCAGTTGACGCGCCACGCGCGGGCGAAGTTCGGCGCGGACCTGCCGCTGCCGCTGGTGATCCAGGTCGAGTCCGCGCGCCAGCGCCTCGCGCGCTTCGCGGAGGTGCAGGCGGCGGAGACCGCCGCGGGCTGGGTGATCACCGCGGTGGAGCAGCCGTTCGAGGTGGAGATCGCCGGGCTGCGCGTGCGCGGGAAGATCGACCGGATCGACCGGCACTGCGAGACCGGCGCGGTGCGGGTGCTGGACTACAAGACTTCGGATACGGCGGTCGCGCCGATGGCCGCGCACCTGCGGGCATGGCGGCGCGAGGAGGTGCGGCCGGACTGGGCGGTGGTGGACCTGGACGGGAAAGCCCGCGCGTGGGCCGACCTCCAGTTGCCGCTCTATCGCCACGCGCTCGGGCCGCAGTTCGGTTCCGACATCGGCGCGGGGTATGTGAATCTGCCGAAGGCCGTGAGCCAGACGGGCGTGGCGGTGTGGGAGGACAATTCGCCTGGTCTCCAGGCCGCCGCGGTGCGCTGCGCCGAAGGCGTGTGCGCGGCGATTCGCGCCGGCGAGTTCTGGCCGCCGAATGAGGACCTGCGGGCGGACAACGATGAGTTTGCGGCGCTGTTCCACCATGGCGTGGCGGAGAGCGTTGCGTGGGTCGGGCCGGCGCCGACGGGAGGTGTCACATGA
- a CDS encoding UvrD-helicase domain-containing protein has translation MTPASAESLRHVMILASAGSGKTYALTNRFVELLAAGAAPDRIVALTFTRKAAGEFFDEILRKLARAASDPAEARRMGGDIGRAGMTPADFLRLLRQMIDAMHRMKLGTLDSFFARIARTFPMELGLAGEFEILQEHAARLERQRVLRQMFARAAGTLDAAQNEFIEAFKRATFGAEEKQFGARLDAFIDAHQENYLAAPDRACWGDPARIWPDGAPWFAPELKLADAIRDLRAALGELTDGQRGRWEGFFAALAEWAPGAPLPKPLEYVFAKAVEAWDDLCGGSVTLTIDRRKLTLAPGACRALHQIVQYVIGQELRRRLETTRGIYAVLRGYEATYHAQVRRAGRLTFADVQRLLQPVTLTREPVPRTLAEPAGGESGEDADAQLDLFAPAPGEAEAEERLFLDYRLDAEIDHWLLDEFQDTSFGQWSVLRNLIDEVVQDPSGRRSFFCVGDVKQAIYSWREGDPRLFREIFNHYNAAAPGAIAERHLVASWRSGPPLIEMVNTVFGAAETLEELFPGEASRTWNREWRAHESAVPQRAGQAALLVAADETERWAATRRLLEEIQPFARGLTCAILVQRNATAAALADELRRAGIAALAESDLQIATDNPLGAALLALVQAAAHPGDTLAWEHVAMTPLAAVLAAHGLTTRETLTRHVLAQIQEDGFEPALAWWIAQLEPGLAADDGFSRARARELAAAAAEFDATGSRDIGEFIAFMERHTVRPPESAAVVRVMTIHKSKGLGFDVVILPDLEGTRIDQRRDGLAVQKAPDRSVAWVLDLPPRLFCERDAVLSAHVREAEAEACYESLSLVYVALTRAKRAMYVITETVGRSTSRNVPMLLAKTLGAEPEAVRVGGATFTGGWSSGDPDWHLALPTAGAGPAASAEAQRLPQLGDDAVPGTPRFVSRRPSGGGAGALPAGLLFELEAADAREFGTALHACLAEVEWADAAGVGRWAAAWQARGEPEELIAAATAALRAPELAPVWQCPDGLAELWRERSFEIVLDRAWVTGVFDRVVVRRDRDGRATSAVVYDFKTDRVGEGGRDVASAVRRYREQLGLYRRVAAVLTALPVECVRCELVFTAAGQRVTVTE, from the coding sequence ATGACCCCGGCGTCGGCGGAGTCGCTGCGGCACGTGATGATCCTGGCCTCGGCGGGATCCGGGAAAACCTACGCCCTGACGAACCGGTTCGTGGAGCTGCTGGCGGCGGGGGCGGCGCCCGATCGCATCGTGGCGCTGACCTTCACGCGCAAGGCGGCCGGCGAGTTCTTCGACGAGATCCTGCGCAAGCTGGCGCGCGCGGCGAGCGACCCGGCGGAGGCGCGCCGCATGGGCGGTGACATCGGTCGCGCGGGCATGACGCCGGCCGATTTTCTCCGGCTGCTGCGGCAGATGATCGACGCGATGCACCGGATGAAACTGGGCACGCTGGACAGCTTCTTTGCGCGGATCGCGCGGACCTTCCCGATGGAGCTGGGGCTCGCCGGCGAGTTCGAGATCCTGCAGGAGCACGCGGCGCGGCTGGAGCGGCAGCGCGTGCTGCGGCAGATGTTCGCACGGGCGGCGGGCACGCTGGACGCGGCGCAGAATGAGTTCATCGAGGCGTTCAAGCGTGCGACCTTCGGCGCGGAGGAGAAGCAGTTCGGGGCCCGGCTGGATGCCTTCATCGATGCGCATCAGGAAAACTACCTCGCCGCGCCGGACCGCGCGTGCTGGGGCGATCCGGCGCGCATCTGGCCGGACGGCGCGCCCTGGTTCGCCCCGGAGCTGAAGCTGGCGGACGCCATACGCGATCTGCGGGCGGCGCTCGGCGAGTTGACCGACGGGCAGCGCGGGCGCTGGGAGGGATTCTTCGCGGCGCTGGCCGAGTGGGCGCCCGGGGCGCCGCTGCCGAAGCCGCTCGAATACGTTTTCGCCAAGGCGGTCGAGGCGTGGGACGACCTCTGCGGCGGCAGTGTCACGCTGACGATCGACCGCCGAAAACTGACCCTGGCGCCGGGGGCGTGCCGCGCCCTGCATCAGATTGTCCAATACGTCATTGGCCAGGAACTGCGCCGCCGGCTCGAGACGACGCGCGGCATTTACGCGGTGCTGCGCGGCTACGAGGCGACGTACCACGCGCAGGTGCGGCGGGCGGGGCGGCTGACGTTTGCCGACGTGCAGCGCCTGCTGCAGCCGGTGACGCTCACGCGCGAGCCGGTGCCGCGGACGCTCGCGGAGCCGGCGGGCGGAGAGAGTGGTGAGGACGCGGACGCGCAGTTGGACCTGTTCGCGCCGGCGCCGGGGGAGGCGGAGGCCGAGGAGCGGCTGTTCCTGGATTACCGCCTCGATGCGGAGATCGATCACTGGCTGCTCGACGAGTTTCAGGACACGAGCTTCGGGCAATGGTCCGTCCTGCGAAACCTGATTGACGAGGTGGTGCAGGACCCCTCGGGGCGCCGCAGCTTCTTCTGCGTCGGCGACGTGAAGCAGGCGATCTACTCGTGGCGCGAGGGCGATCCCCGGCTGTTTCGGGAGATCTTCAACCACTACAACGCGGCCGCGCCGGGCGCGATTGCCGAACGGCATCTCGTGGCGTCGTGGCGCTCGGGCCCGCCGCTGATCGAGATGGTGAACACGGTCTTCGGTGCGGCGGAGACGCTCGAGGAGCTTTTCCCGGGCGAGGCGAGTCGCACGTGGAACCGGGAATGGCGCGCCCATGAATCGGCGGTGCCGCAGCGCGCCGGTCAGGCGGCGCTGCTCGTCGCGGCGGACGAGACGGAGCGGTGGGCGGCGACGCGGCGCCTGTTGGAGGAGATCCAACCCTTCGCGCGCGGGCTGACCTGCGCGATCCTCGTGCAGCGCAATGCCACCGCGGCGGCGCTGGCGGACGAGCTGCGGCGGGCCGGCATCGCGGCGCTGGCGGAGTCCGACCTGCAGATCGCGACCGACAATCCACTCGGCGCCGCGTTGCTGGCGCTGGTCCAGGCCGCCGCGCATCCGGGCGACACGCTGGCGTGGGAGCATGTCGCCATGACGCCGCTCGCGGCGGTGCTCGCGGCGCATGGACTCACGACGCGCGAGACGCTGACGCGGCATGTCCTGGCGCAGATCCAGGAGGACGGTTTCGAGCCGGCGCTGGCGTGGTGGATCGCGCAGCTCGAGCCGGGGCTGGCGGCAGACGACGGCTTTTCGCGGGCCCGCGCGCGGGAGTTGGCGGCGGCGGCGGCCGAGTTCGATGCGACCGGCAGCCGGGACATCGGCGAGTTCATCGCGTTCATGGAACGGCACACCGTGCGGCCGCCGGAGAGCGCCGCCGTGGTGCGCGTCATGACGATTCATAAATCCAAGGGCCTGGGCTTCGACGTGGTGATCCTGCCCGACCTCGAAGGCACCCGGATCGACCAGCGCCGGGACGGCCTGGCGGTGCAGAAGGCGCCCGACCGGTCTGTCGCCTGGGTGCTCGATCTCCCGCCGCGGCTCTTTTGCGAACGCGATGCGGTGCTGTCGGCCCATGTGCGCGAGGCGGAGGCGGAGGCGTGTTACGAAAGCCTTTCGCTCGTGTATGTGGCGCTGACGCGGGCGAAGCGGGCGATGTACGTCATCACCGAGACCGTGGGCAGATCGACCTCGCGCAACGTTCCGATGCTGCTGGCGAAGACGCTGGGCGCGGAGCCTGAAGCCGTGCGGGTGGGCGGCGCGACGTTCACCGGCGGGTGGAGCAGCGGTGATCCCGACTGGCACCTGGCGCTGCCCACGGCGGGCGCCGGACCGGCCGCGTCCGCGGAGGCGCAGCGCCTGCCGCAACTCGGGGACGACGCGGTGCCGGGCACGCCGCGGTTCGTGAGCCGCCGGCCATCGGGCGGTGGCGCGGGCGCGTTGCCGGCCGGTCTGCTTTTCGAACTTGAGGCGGCGGACGCACGCGAGTTTGGGACGGCGTTGCACGCCTGCCTGGCGGAGGTCGAGTGGGCGGATGCCGCCGGGGTGGGGCGATGGGCGGCGGCCTGGCAGGCGCGCGGTGAACCGGAGGAGCTGATTGCGGCGGCGACGGCGGCCTTGCGGGCGCCGGAGTTGGCGCCGGTGTGGCAGTGCCCCGACGGGCTGGCCGAACTCTGGCGCGAGCGAAGCTTCGAGATCGTGCTTGATCGGGCCTGGGTGACCGGCGTGTTCGACCGCGTGGTGGTGCGGCGCGATCGCGACGGCCGCGCGACCTCGGCGGTGGTGTACGACTTCAAGACCGACCGGGTGGGGGAGGGCGGCAGGGACGTCGCGAGCGCGGTCCGCCGTTACCGTGAGCAACTCGGACTTTACCGGCGGGTGGCGGCGGTGCTCACTGCGTTGCCGGTGGAGTGCGTGCGTTGCGAGCTCGTGTTTACGGCGGCAGGGCAACGGGTCACCGTCACAGAGTGA